A part of Cryptococcus neoformans var. grubii H99 chromosome 6, complete sequence genomic DNA contains:
- a CDS encoding terbinafine resistance locus protein, whose translation MSYDQVPSESHQFIQPDEDDLEALSFSHPNPNPTPSGPSSQQQPQPSPAAGPSNPSGVSGKIGQDGPSSKPRAATSTTGWGGVRVETRYTGESTLDEPVSKTIMRDLNSIYAKLILILYPPKGGHSQLLRDWDLWGPLVICLALAIVLSLDAPQDQSMQVFSLVISLITVGSVVVTVNSKLLGGKVSFFQSLCVLGYAIAPILIASIVAFLVHNIFVRIPVTLACWGWSVWASMNFFNGTQLPESRTFLAVYPMCLFFFVLAWMIIIQ comes from the exons ATGTCCTACGATCAGGTTCCTTCCGAATCCCACCAGTTCAT CCAACCCGACGAAGACGACCTTGAAgccctctctttctcccatCCTAATCCCAATCCGACCCCTTCCGGTCCTTCATCCCAGCAACAACCCCAGCCCAGCCCCGCTGCTGGCCCGTCCAACCCTTCGGGTGTGTCTGGTAAGATTGGTCAGGATGGGCCGAGCAGTAAGCCTCGAGCGGCGACGAGCACAACGGGCTGGGGAGGCGTGAGGGTTGAAACGCGGTATACGGGAGAGTCTACCTTGGACGAACCAGTATCTAAGACTATT ATGCGCGACCTCAACTCGATATATGCCAAGCTTATACTCATACTTTATCCTCCAAAAGGTGGTCATAGCCAGCTTCTTCGAGACTGGGACCTTTGGGGTCCGCTTGTCATTTGTTTGGCACTCGCCATCGTCCTCTCTCTCGATGCGCCGCAAGATCAATCGATGCAAGTCTTTTCGCTCGTTATCTCTTTGATCACTGTCGGATCCGTGGTTGTGACTGTCAACTCGAAACTGTTGGGCGGGAAAGTCTCATTCTTCCAGAGTTTG TGTGTGTTGGGTTATGCAATTGCACCAATACTGATCGCTTCCATCGTCGCCTTTCTCGTGCACAACATTTTTGTCCGCATACCTGTAACCTTGGCATGTTGGGGATGGTCCGTCTGGG CATCAATGAACTTCTTCAACGGTACACAGCTTCCAGAGAGCCGAACGTTCCTTGCCGTCTACCCCATGtgtctctttttctttgtcCTTGCGTGgatgatcatcatccaataA
- a CDS encoding myosin regulatory light chain, translated as MSSKPSLGKGLPSQVKKSSQGRREPSGGAYTMFTPQQVKQFKEAFTMIDQDGDGRATESDLREMLTNLGQTPTPELLHSLLTSRPGGSAATQNKPISPSDGVNFTQFLSMMGERLIQLDPEQDLVDAFACFDDGDKGYVDVKTMRKHLGELGDRMEDWEIERLFSGPFTDRQGRFNYPEFAKVLRVNDGDPERKDKLST; from the exons ATGTCTAGCAAACCATCACTCGGAAAGGGCCTCCCGTCTCAAGTCAAAAAGTCCTCACAAGGCAGGCGAGAACCCTCGGGCGGTGCATACACCATGTTCACCCCACAGCAGGTCAAACAGTTCAAAGAAGCTTTCACCATGATTGATCAAGATGGCGATGGAAGGGCGACGGAAAGCGATCTTAGAGAAATGCTTACTAACCTTG GGCAAACACCGACACCCGAGCTCCTCCATTCCCTCCTTACCTCCCGCCCTGGAGGCTCCGCTGCAACACAAAACAAGCCGATCAGCCCTTCTGACGGGGTCAACTTTACTCAGTTCCTGTCCATGATGGGTGAGCGACTCATACAACTTGATCCAGAGCAAGATCTAGTCGATGCCTTTGCATGCTTCGATGATGGCGATAAGGGGTACGTGGATGTTAAGACGATGAGAAAACATTTGGGGGAACTGGGTGATAGAATGGAAGACTGGGAG ATTGAACGACTCTTCTCTGGCCCTTTCACAGATAGACAAGGTCGCTTCAACTACCCAGAATTCGCCAAAGTACTCCGAGTTAATGATGGAGATCCTGAGCGTAAAGACAAACTCTCTACATAG